One stretch of Micromonospora cremea DNA includes these proteins:
- a CDS encoding response regulator: protein MIRVLLVDDQHLIRAGLRMLCDAQPDIEVVGEADNGRDAIPLAARLIPDVVVMDLRMPGVDGITATSRILAERPATRVLVLTTFGDDDHLYPALTAGACGFLLKDAPPTELLDGIRRAAVGDSPFSPEVLQRLVQRAVHARAETPRPVQGLTAREQDVLNLVAEGLSNTEIADRLHIGVTTVKTHITNLMTKTDSPNRVRLALFARGA, encoded by the coding sequence GTGATCCGGGTCCTGCTGGTCGACGACCAGCACCTCATCCGCGCGGGCCTGCGCATGCTCTGCGACGCCCAACCCGACATCGAGGTGGTCGGTGAGGCCGACAACGGCCGCGACGCGATCCCGCTCGCCGCGCGGCTCATCCCGGACGTCGTCGTCATGGACCTGCGCATGCCCGGCGTCGACGGAATCACCGCGACCAGCCGCATCCTCGCCGAGCGCCCCGCTACCCGCGTCCTGGTGCTGACCACCTTCGGCGACGACGACCACCTCTATCCCGCCCTGACCGCCGGCGCCTGCGGCTTCCTGCTCAAGGACGCACCACCGACGGAGCTGCTGGACGGCATCCGCCGGGCCGCCGTGGGTGACAGCCCGTTCAGCCCCGAGGTGCTGCAACGCCTGGTCCAGCGCGCGGTGCACGCCCGCGCCGAGACGCCACGGCCGGTGCAGGGCCTGACCGCGCGCGAGCAGGACGTGCTGAATCTGGTTGCCGAGGGCCTGTCCAACACCGAGATCGCCGACCGGCTGCACATCGGCGTCACCACGGTCAAGACGCACATCACCAACCTGATGACCAAGACCGACAGCCCCAACCGGGTACGTCTGGCCCTCTTCGCCCGCGGCGCTTGA
- a CDS encoding helix-turn-helix transcriptional regulator, whose product MLSAFGLTELEETVYLELVRGRAGTATELAQRLATTVSEAEQALDALARAGLVRLVAGRAGAAPPDLAIESLLNQRMRELQEARVGLWEWLREQRAVDPMDQGVQLVVGVPAIMQAFDQFLRGAQDEVLGFDRPPYAAVLQDNPTEVELLDRGVRFRVVYDRRGLERPGAAAHIGRFVAAGEQARVATNVPGKLAVADRRVALLSFPTRDESIEPWALVVRGVTWVEVLVALFTEVWDRATPLRLAPATAVIDDVDRQGAPTPTDRQILSLLMTGLPDKAVASQLGISLRTVQRRLRQLMDATGSATRMQLGWFVARNGWL is encoded by the coding sequence TTGCTGAGCGCATTCGGTCTGACCGAGCTGGAGGAGACGGTCTACCTGGAGCTGGTCCGCGGCCGGGCTGGGACCGCGACCGAGCTGGCTCAACGCCTCGCGACCACCGTGTCCGAGGCAGAGCAGGCGCTCGACGCGCTCGCCCGGGCCGGGCTGGTACGCCTGGTCGCCGGCCGCGCCGGCGCCGCTCCCCCCGACCTGGCCATCGAGTCGCTGCTCAATCAGCGGATGCGCGAGCTCCAGGAGGCGCGGGTCGGCCTGTGGGAGTGGCTGCGGGAGCAACGCGCGGTGGACCCGATGGACCAGGGAGTCCAGCTGGTGGTCGGCGTACCCGCGATCATGCAGGCGTTCGACCAGTTCCTGCGCGGCGCCCAGGACGAGGTGCTGGGCTTCGACCGCCCGCCGTACGCGGCCGTGCTGCAGGACAACCCGACCGAGGTGGAGCTGCTCGACCGGGGCGTGCGCTTCCGCGTCGTCTACGACCGACGTGGGCTGGAGCGGCCGGGCGCCGCGGCCCACATCGGCCGGTTCGTCGCCGCCGGGGAGCAGGCGCGGGTCGCCACGAACGTGCCTGGAAAGCTCGCCGTCGCCGACCGTCGGGTGGCGCTGCTCTCCTTCCCCACCCGGGACGAGAGCATCGAACCCTGGGCGTTGGTGGTCCGCGGTGTCACCTGGGTCGAGGTGCTCGTGGCGCTGTTCACCGAGGTGTGGGACCGGGCCACGCCGCTGCGGCTCGCCCCGGCCACGGCCGTGATCGACGACGTCGACCGGCAGGGCGCACCCACCCCGACCGACCGGCAGATCCTGTCGCTGCTGATGACCGGCCTGCCCGACAAGGCGGTCGCCTCCCAGTTGGGCATCTCCCTGCGTACCGTGCAGCGGCGGCTGCGGCAGTTGATGGACGCGACCGGCAGCGCCACGCGGATGCAGCTCGGTTGGTTCGTCGCCCGCAACGGCTGGCTCTGA
- a CDS encoding S8 family serine peptidase, translating to MSAIGAALAVVLALPTGVAVAAPTPTPTGGTVDPLRKVDPRVLGPARTGASTSFFVELTDEAKLDQSDLDRVERSVGGRAGRVARTKRVYEAKVAHAEKTQRGLRSVLRDRHADFTPYWIANVIEVSGDLGLLTELAARADVARITAIGGTRLEEPVRTAGASADTTQLPWNLGSIGADKVWREYGTRGEGVVVGSIDSGVQYDHPALVRQYRGNDDDGTFTHDYNWFDPTGICLPSTPCDNYGHGTHTVGSMLGDDGEGRITGVAPGATWIAAKGCEANYCSNSSLLAAGQWMLAPTDHNGENARPDLAPDIINNSWGGHDGDPTFYDTIIDSWVAAGIFPVFAVGNEAEQMPEPCGTAGHPAINPLAYAVGATDANGVIAAFSSRGPGPDGTVRPDVTAPGVGILSTVPGNDWGLSDGSSMAAPHVAGAVALAWAAVPNLRRDLVTTRELLDRTAHDVNDLQCGGTPADNNVYGEGRLDAYDLVTQASTEQLGGVVVHATVGGSALSGARITLTSALVTRSARSDARGIVQLGRVPAGEYTLTASFFARKTVRQTITVPASGTTNMTLDLSEPAAWQPIQGRVTDPAAKPVVGARLALVGETFPAFVTDAEGRYSGMLPEADYDLLVEYGRWLAPKTVALTVDGPETVDVALVAKADRHGYRAGTATAGWTDGGRVLALTGDTASRGVDLPFPMTFYGSTYRRITVHTDGYLTFGADATTSIGDNGPLPAPAVSAAAVYAFWDDLVLDHASTVRTQVTGAGMNRQFVVSWTRAALKSAPKSRVDVQVRLAENGNVTIEYRRLDATAAATGGSATVGIEDATGRDALTYSRDEQVLDATRAVTFRLPGRGLLRGTVSDANDRQPLAGATVRVESPNAPQPITATTDADGFYQLEAPVGPVTVTALQPGYDLPSTSTALAEAKVVKRDLALRTPLLLANRSAVALTARAGETRTATVTLTNRGDLPATWLAREINSPTPPAGIPGRVLSSFPVKELYNAFGVGYRNGELIVSNSYLFGQMQRFSTDGRSLGKGVLPIGGWPSDMAYVPNRDLMCAPKMSFVGDLPIVCFDPDTLEVKETITGPWAGKLYYGLAHRASDDTFYLSGDGAIRHLAGLSHPQPGSVLGECTPPIPWMTGLALNEEHNVLWGINQDSKESIWALDPATCQPLASLPDPDPNPLSGAGLDLDERGDLWVLGNATGRPYGSKVYHVDGSLPAYSDVPWLSAAGSGQVEPGAKVGLTVTVDTTGLAPGTHVATLLVTNNGAKAAATPITVSVTVTK from the coding sequence GTCGGCGGGCGCGCCGGACGTGTCGCCCGCACCAAGCGGGTCTACGAGGCCAAGGTGGCGCACGCCGAGAAGACCCAGCGCGGGCTCCGCTCAGTGCTGCGCGACCGGCACGCCGACTTCACCCCGTACTGGATCGCGAACGTCATCGAGGTCAGCGGCGACCTGGGCCTGCTCACCGAGTTGGCCGCTCGGGCGGACGTCGCGCGGATCACCGCGATCGGCGGGACCCGGCTGGAGGAGCCGGTCCGCACCGCCGGGGCGTCCGCCGACACCACCCAACTGCCCTGGAACCTCGGCTCGATCGGCGCCGACAAGGTCTGGCGCGAGTACGGCACGCGCGGCGAGGGCGTCGTCGTCGGCAGCATCGATTCCGGCGTGCAGTACGACCACCCGGCGCTGGTCCGGCAGTACCGCGGCAACGACGACGACGGCACCTTCACCCACGACTACAACTGGTTCGACCCGACCGGGATCTGCCTGCCCTCGACGCCCTGCGACAACTACGGGCACGGCACCCACACCGTCGGCTCCATGCTCGGCGACGACGGCGAGGGCCGGATCACGGGGGTGGCCCCGGGCGCCACCTGGATCGCCGCCAAGGGTTGCGAGGCCAACTACTGCAGCAACAGCTCGCTGCTCGCCGCCGGCCAGTGGATGCTCGCGCCGACCGACCACAACGGCGAGAACGCCCGCCCCGACCTCGCGCCGGACATCATCAACAACTCCTGGGGCGGCCACGACGGTGACCCCACCTTCTACGACACGATCATCGACTCCTGGGTCGCCGCCGGTATCTTCCCGGTCTTCGCGGTGGGCAACGAGGCGGAACAGATGCCCGAGCCGTGTGGCACGGCCGGCCACCCGGCGATCAACCCGCTGGCGTACGCGGTCGGCGCGACCGACGCCAACGGTGTGATCGCCGCGTTCTCCAGCCGCGGGCCGGGCCCGGACGGCACGGTCCGCCCCGACGTCACCGCCCCCGGCGTCGGCATCCTCTCCACCGTCCCGGGCAACGACTGGGGCCTGAGCGACGGCAGCTCGATGGCCGCCCCGCACGTCGCGGGGGCGGTCGCGCTGGCCTGGGCGGCGGTGCCGAACCTGCGCCGTGACCTGGTGACCACCCGCGAGTTGCTGGACCGCACCGCACACGACGTCAACGACCTGCAGTGCGGCGGGACCCCGGCCGACAACAACGTCTACGGCGAGGGCCGGCTCGACGCGTACGACCTGGTGACCCAGGCATCGACCGAGCAGCTCGGCGGTGTCGTGGTGCATGCGACGGTGGGCGGGTCCGCCCTGTCCGGGGCACGGATCACCCTCACCTCCGCTCTGGTCACCCGCAGCGCCCGCAGCGACGCACGTGGCATCGTCCAGTTGGGTCGTGTTCCGGCCGGCGAGTACACGCTGACCGCGTCGTTCTTCGCGCGGAAGACCGTGCGGCAGACGATCACCGTGCCGGCCAGCGGCACGACCAACATGACGCTGGACCTGTCCGAGCCCGCTGCCTGGCAGCCGATCCAGGGCCGGGTCACCGACCCGGCCGCAAAGCCGGTCGTGGGTGCCCGGCTCGCCCTCGTCGGCGAGACGTTCCCGGCGTTCGTCACCGATGCCGAGGGCCGCTACAGCGGGATGCTGCCCGAGGCCGACTACGACCTGCTGGTCGAGTACGGCCGGTGGCTGGCACCGAAGACGGTGGCGTTGACCGTGGACGGGCCCGAGACGGTGGACGTGGCGCTCGTCGCGAAGGCCGACCGGCACGGTTACCGGGCCGGAACCGCCACCGCCGGTTGGACCGATGGCGGCAGGGTTCTCGCCCTGACCGGCGACACCGCGAGCCGGGGCGTCGACCTGCCGTTCCCGATGACGTTCTACGGCAGCACCTACCGCCGGATCACCGTGCACACCGACGGATACCTGACCTTCGGGGCCGACGCGACCACCTCAATCGGCGACAACGGGCCGCTGCCCGCGCCGGCGGTCTCCGCCGCGGCCGTCTACGCGTTCTGGGACGACCTGGTCCTGGACCACGCCTCGACCGTGCGCACCCAGGTCACCGGGGCCGGTATGAACCGGCAGTTCGTGGTCAGCTGGACCCGGGCCGCGCTCAAGAGCGCGCCGAAGAGCCGCGTCGACGTGCAGGTGCGCCTCGCTGAGAACGGCAACGTCACCATCGAGTACCGCAGGCTCGACGCCACCGCGGCGGCGACCGGCGGTTCGGCGACGGTCGGCATCGAGGACGCCACCGGCCGCGACGCGTTGACGTACTCCCGCGACGAGCAGGTTCTCGACGCCACGAGGGCGGTCACTTTCCGGCTTCCCGGTCGCGGTCTGCTGCGGGGCACGGTGAGCGACGCGAACGACCGCCAGCCGTTGGCCGGCGCGACGGTACGGGTCGAGTCACCGAACGCCCCGCAGCCGATCACCGCGACCACCGACGCCGACGGCTTCTACCAGTTGGAGGCGCCGGTCGGGCCGGTCACCGTGACCGCGTTGCAACCGGGCTACGACCTGCCGAGCACCTCGACCGCCCTCGCCGAGGCGAAGGTGGTCAAGCGTGACCTGGCACTGCGTACGCCGCTGCTGCTGGCCAACCGGAGCGCGGTCGCGCTGACCGCACGGGCCGGGGAGACCCGGACCGCGACGGTGACCCTGACCAACCGGGGTGACCTGCCGGCCACCTGGTTGGCCCGGGAAATCAACTCGCCCACCCCGCCGGCCGGCATCCCCGGTCGGGTGCTCAGCTCGTTCCCGGTGAAGGAGCTCTACAACGCGTTCGGCGTCGGGTACCGCAACGGCGAGTTGATCGTCTCCAACTCGTACCTGTTCGGGCAGATGCAGCGCTTCAGCACCGACGGCCGGTCCCTCGGCAAGGGCGTGCTGCCGATCGGCGGCTGGCCGTCGGACATGGCGTACGTGCCGAACCGGGACCTGATGTGCGCGCCGAAGATGTCGTTCGTCGGGGACCTGCCGATCGTGTGCTTCGACCCGGACACCCTGGAGGTGAAGGAGACCATCACCGGACCGTGGGCCGGCAAGCTCTACTACGGGCTGGCCCACCGCGCGTCGGACGACACCTTCTACCTCAGCGGCGACGGGGCCATCCGACACCTCGCCGGCCTGTCCCACCCGCAGCCCGGGTCGGTGCTCGGCGAGTGCACCCCGCCCATCCCGTGGATGACCGGGCTGGCCCTCAACGAGGAACACAACGTGTTGTGGGGCATCAACCAGGACTCCAAGGAGTCGATCTGGGCGCTCGACCCCGCCACCTGCCAGCCACTCGCCTCGCTGCCCGACCCGGACCCGAACCCGCTCAGCGGCGCCGGGCTCGACCTGGACGAGCGGGGTGACCTGTGGGTGCTCGGTAACGCGACCGGCCGGCCGTACGGCAGCAAGGTCTACCACGTCGACGGGTCGCTCCCGGCGTACAGCGACGTGCCGTGGCTGTCCGCCGCCGGGTCCGGTCAGGTGGAGCCGGGGGCCAAGGTCGGCCTGACCGTCACCGTCGACACCACCGGACTGGCTCCGGGTACGCACGTCGCCACGCTGCTGGTCACCAACAACGGTGCGAAGGCGGCGGCTACCCCGATCACCGTGTCGGTCACGGTCACGAAGTGA